A DNA window from Pleurodeles waltl isolate 20211129_DDA chromosome 12, aPleWal1.hap1.20221129, whole genome shotgun sequence contains the following coding sequences:
- the C12H16orf46 gene encoding uncharacterized protein C16orf46 homolog isoform X2 — protein sequence MGRSGNVQGWGRVSPYVCLRPRKNARKPKVREDSSCLLCSEMQKVPDRALTPDNKTALDQPSLDNKSVATCTISLDEPDPRPAEELPSVCSSASSNCSLVEASKDTDSDKWTAVQKYHREPRQTNTLSSWYQDKSKSAEANIFREFDNLNLKPAIPISESSHKEYLTLNTFAVLPPVKAAVLNERSFSAGRKIKGVLMPPQVKVPSHAPIEDHLYSYAAKKIEHKGERDGLEKIPDLASQQIRMQEAAPLIPPTVPKGPLLQEAERLYWQYSFLPDKNNATVSSMSSKNHTRLSNLGLAHNPQNKRNMRPDDLRAHVAQNLRNLSDAKRRNRAKVTPTSLLSAPILPSLTVTRVEIPICSHRLI from the coding sequence GTGCAAGGCTGGGGTCGGGTTTCTCCATATGTGTGTCTTCgacccaggaagaatgcaaggaaacCAAAGGTCAGAGAAGACAGCAGCTGCCTACTGTGTTCAGAAATGCAGAAAGTCCCAGACAGAGCACTGACCCCAGACAACAAAACAGCATTGGATCAACCGTCACTAGACAACAAATCAGTTGCCACTTGCACAATCTCACTGGACGAACCTGATCCACGCCCTGCAGAGGAACTTCCGTCTGTGTGCAGTTCGGCGTCCTCCAATTGTTCTCTTGTTGAAGCTTCTAAAGATACCGACAGTGACAAATGGACTGCTGTCCAGAAATACCACCGAGAACCACGACAAACAAACACTCTCTCATCCTGGTACCAGGACAAATCTAAAAGCGCTGAAGCCAACATATTCCGAGAATTTGACAACTTGAACCTCAAGCCTGCAATTCCTatttctgagagcagccacaaagaaTATTTGACTTTAAATACCTTTGCTGTACTACCGCCAGTTAAAGCTGCAGTTTTAAATGAGCGCTCTTTTTCTGCAGGCAGGAAGATCAAAGGAGTATTGATGCCGCCACAAGTGAAAGTGCCAAGTCATGCGCCCATAGAAGACCATTTGTATAGCTATGCTGCAAAAAAGATAGAGCACAAAGGTGAGAGGGATGGACTTGAAAAAATACCTGATCTGGCCAGTCAGCAGATCAGAATGCAAGAGGCTGCACCCCTTATTCCGCCCACCGTTCCAAAGGGTCCTCTTCTGCAGGAAGCTGAACGTCTGTACTGGCAGTACTCTTTCCTACCTGATAAAAACAATGCCACTGTAAGTAGTATGTCTTCCAAAAATCACACTCGTCTCAGCAACTTGGGACTTGCACACAATCCTCAAAATAAGCGAAACATGAGGCCGGATGACCTAAGAGCTCATGTGGCTCAAAACCTCAGAAATCTTAGTGACGCTAAGCGACGGAACCGAGCCAAGGTGACACCTACATCCCTGCTTTCAGCACCAATACTGCCCTCTCTGACAGTCACCAGAGTGGAAATACCAATCTGTTCCCACAGACTTATATAA